A genomic segment from Candidatus Brocadia sinica JPN1 encodes:
- a CDS encoding toxin-antitoxin system TumE family protein produces MPSIDELRKIAEIEFADIVKDSLIVDHKLRIFLVKHGFIDVSLSQKLPDKFGFHWEVTDTDGTIFRYDNFPDKNWSNVSSYPYHFHNGSQMNVEASPFPLAILEGFRAFLEFVRVKMRLADQPV; encoded by the coding sequence ATGCCTTCGATTGATGAACTCAGAAAGATTGCAGAGATTGAATTCGCAGATATCGTAAAGGATTCCCTGATTGTTGACCATAAACTGCGAATCTTCCTGGTTAAACACGGTTTCATTGATGTCAGTCTATCACAGAAACTACCTGATAAATTCGGCTTCCACTGGGAAGTGACAGACACTGATGGCACTATCTTCCGATACGATAATTTTCCTGATAAAAATTGGAGCAATGTTTCCTCCTATCCATATCACTTCCATAACGGGTCACAAATGAATGTGGAGGCATCCCCTTTTCCTCTGGCTATTTTGGAGGGTTTTAGGGCGTTCCTTGAATTTGTCAGAGTCAAAATGAGACTTGCAGATCAGCCGGTTTAA